Proteins from a genomic interval of Pseudomonas asplenii:
- a CDS encoding acyl-CoA dehydrogenase C-terminal domain-containing protein, with amino-acid sequence MADYKAPLRDMRFVLNEVFEVANLWAQLPALAETVDAETVEAILEEAGKVTARSIAPLSRSGDEEGCRWDNGSVKTPNGFPQAYQTYAEGGWVGVGGDPAFGGMGMPKAVSAQVEEMINSASLAFGLYPMLTSGACVLINTHASEALKATYLPNMYAGTWAGSMCLTEPHAGTDLGIIRTKAEPQADGSYKISGTKIFITGGEHDLTENIIHLVLAKLPDAPAGPKGISLFLVPKFLVNADGSLGARNLVSCGSIEHKMGIQASATCVMNFDEAVGYLVGEPNKGLAAMFTMMNYERLGVGIQGLASGERSYQNAIEYARDRLQSRSPTGPKAKDKAADPIIVHPDVRRMLLTMKAANEGGRAFSTYVAMQLDTAKFSEDAATRQRADELVALLTPVAKAFLTDLGLETTVHGQQVFGGHGYVREWGQEQLVRDVRITQIYEGTNGIQALDLVGRKIVGSGGAYYRLFAEEMRHFIDTAGADLAEFTRPLAAAVDNLDELTAWVLDRSKTNPNEIGAASVEYLHAFGYTAYAYMWALMARAAQGKEKEETFYASKMGTARFYFARLLPRIHSLTASVKAGSESLFLLDAEQF; translated from the coding sequence ATGGCTGACTACAAAGCGCCCCTGCGCGATATGCGCTTCGTCCTCAATGAAGTCTTCGAGGTTGCCAACCTCTGGGCCCAGTTGCCTGCCCTGGCCGAGACCGTCGATGCAGAAACCGTCGAGGCGATCCTGGAGGAAGCCGGCAAGGTCACTGCCAGGAGCATCGCGCCCCTGAGTCGCTCGGGCGATGAGGAAGGCTGCCGCTGGGACAATGGCTCGGTCAAAACGCCCAACGGTTTCCCACAGGCCTACCAGACTTATGCCGAAGGCGGCTGGGTCGGTGTCGGCGGCGACCCGGCTTTCGGTGGCATGGGCATGCCCAAGGCTGTGTCGGCCCAGGTCGAGGAGATGATCAACTCGGCCAGTCTCGCCTTTGGCCTGTACCCGATGCTGACGTCCGGCGCCTGCGTCTTGATCAACACCCACGCCAGCGAAGCACTCAAGGCGACTTACCTGCCGAACATGTACGCCGGTACCTGGGCCGGCTCCATGTGCCTGACCGAACCCCACGCCGGTACCGACCTGGGGATCATTCGGACCAAAGCCGAGCCCCAGGCGGACGGTTCCTACAAGATCAGCGGGACCAAGATCTTCATCACCGGCGGCGAGCACGACCTGACCGAGAACATCATTCACCTGGTGCTCGCCAAGCTGCCGGATGCACCGGCTGGCCCGAAAGGCATCTCGCTGTTCCTGGTCCCCAAGTTTCTGGTCAACGCCGATGGCAGCCTGGGCGCGCGCAACCTGGTGAGCTGCGGCTCGATCGAACACAAGATGGGCATCCAGGCGTCGGCGACCTGCGTGATGAACTTCGACGAGGCTGTCGGTTATCTGGTGGGCGAGCCGAACAAGGGCCTGGCGGCGATGTTCACCATGATGAACTACGAACGTCTGGGCGTGGGTATCCAGGGCCTGGCTTCCGGCGAACGCTCCTACCAGAACGCCATCGAATATGCCCGCGATCGCCTGCAGAGCCGTTCGCCGACCGGCCCCAAGGCCAAGGACAAGGCTGCCGACCCGATCATCGTGCATCCCGATGTGCGGCGCATGCTGCTGACCATGAAGGCGGCGAACGAAGGCGGTCGGGCGTTCTCCACCTATGTGGCGATGCAACTCGACACCGCCAAGTTCAGTGAAGACGCCGCGACCCGCCAGCGTGCCGATGAGCTGGTGGCCTTGCTGACGCCGGTGGCCAAGGCGTTCCTCACCGACCTGGGTCTGGAAACCACGGTGCACGGCCAGCAGGTTTTCGGCGGTCACGGTTATGTGCGCGAGTGGGGCCAGGAGCAACTGGTGCGTGACGTGCGTATCACCCAGATCTACGAAGGCACCAACGGCATCCAGGCACTGGACCTGGTGGGGCGCAAGATCGTCGGCAGCGGCGGCGCCTACTACCGGCTGTTTGCCGAGGAAATGCGTCACTTCATCGACACTGCCGGTGCAGACCTTGCCGAATTCACTCGGCCCCTGGCTGCGGCGGTGGATAACCTCGACGAATTGACCGCCTGGGTGCTGGACCGCTCCAAGACCAATCCGAACGAAATCGGTGCGGCATCCGTCGAATACCTGCATGCCTTCGGTTACACCGCCTATGCCTACATGTGGGCGCTGATGGCCAGGGCAGCCCAGGGCAAGGAGAAGGAAGAGACGTTCTATGCGAGCAAGATGGGCACCGCACGGTTCTATTTCGCACGTCTGCTGCCGCGTATTCACTCGCTGACAGCGTCGGTTAAAGCGGGGAGCGAGTCGCTGTTCCTGCTCGATGCCGAGCAGTTTTGA